Proteins encoded in a region of the Mucispirillum schaedleri ASF457 genome:
- a CDS encoding RluA family pseudouridine synthase, protein MEEKDYINDIDNERADAACARLSEKSRSLIISLFEKGLILVNDKPVKKSAKLKVGDKIHITFPNEELPSLTPQNIPFDIILNKENYAVINKPAGLTVHPAPGNYDNTLVNALLYTFVIEDDDNDFRPGIVHRLDKDTSGLMIIAKNAEYRMKLSELFLNRNITKKYLALCHGTPAFLEKKIEAPIGRDKYNRQKMAVRDDGKTAVSHFKVLEKYKRAFLAEVTIFTGRTHQIRVHAANMGHSLIGDCLYGGREFYGFKRQALHSAFLEFKEPDTNELISISLQLPEDMVFLQRNLKQES, encoded by the coding sequence ATGGAAGAAAAAGACTATATCAATGATATAGATAATGAAAGAGCTGATGCAGCATGTGCAAGGCTTTCTGAAAAAAGCAGGTCCCTTATTATAAGTCTTTTTGAAAAAGGTCTTATTTTAGTTAATGATAAACCTGTTAAAAAATCAGCTAAACTTAAAGTCGGGGATAAAATACATATCACATTTCCTAATGAAGAACTGCCCAGCTTAACACCGCAAAATATACCCTTTGATATTATATTAAATAAGGAAAACTATGCAGTTATAAATAAACCTGCGGGCTTAACAGTGCATCCTGCTCCGGGAAATTATGATAATACTCTTGTAAATGCTCTGCTTTATACATTTGTTATAGAAGATGATGATAATGATTTCCGCCCCGGCATTGTTCACCGTCTTGATAAAGATACATCTGGGCTTATGATAATAGCTAAAAATGCAGAATATAGAATGAAGCTTTCAGAGCTTTTTTTAAATAGAAATATTACTAAAAAATACCTTGCATTATGTCATGGAACACCTGCATTTTTAGAAAAAAAGATAGAAGCCCCTATTGGCAGAGATAAATACAACAGGCAGAAAATGGCTGTAAGGGATGATGGCAAAACAGCTGTCAGCCATTTTAAAGTATTAGAAAAATATAAAAGAGCCTTTTTAGCAGAAGTTACTATTTTTACAGGCAGAACACATCAAATCAGAGTTCATGCTGCAAATATGGGTCATTCATTGATAGGTGACTGTTTATATGGCGGAAGAGAGTTTTACGGATTTAAACGGCAGGCACTTCATTCTGCATTTTTAGAATTTAAGGAGCCAGATACAAACGAGCTTATTTCTATATCTTTACAACTGCCAGAAGATATGGTATTCTTGCAGAGAAATTTAAAGCAGGAGAGTTAA
- a CDS encoding tetratricopeptide repeat protein: protein MDKLHAGIDEYLSGDLHKAVTLLTEHIDENGYDIAAAYYHIGLCYSDLNQMTPACQNFAKAAEIAPDKSMYLYKLGLSYFRLMALDKAAAALKKTIDLNPEHQRSRFLLGQVYFQQGLMNEAEATFSDVLAKSPDFADAFYHRALARYQLSKDNEALNDLHKSIEINPDYNEALLEAAKINFENSNFEQAALDCKKIYEKGYRNFSFIKYYLTILLKACKKDEFENLKAEASILFPNNMDIENIQ, encoded by the coding sequence ATGGATAAACTTCATGCAGGTATTGATGAATACTTATCAGGTGATTTACATAAAGCTGTTACTCTATTAACTGAGCATATAGATGAGAATGGTTATGATATTGCTGCTGCATATTACCATATTGGGCTTTGTTACAGTGATTTAAACCAGATGACACCTGCATGCCAGAACTTTGCAAAAGCAGCAGAAATTGCACCTGATAAATCAATGTATCTTTATAAACTCGGGCTTTCATATTTCCGCCTTATGGCTCTTGACAAGGCTGCTGCTGCCCTTAAAAAAACAATAGATTTAAACCCAGAGCATCAGCGTTCAAGATTTTTATTAGGTCAGGTATATTTTCAGCAGGGGCTTATGAATGAAGCAGAAGCAACTTTTTCTGATGTGCTTGCAAAAAGTCCTGATTTTGCGGATGCTTTTTATCACAGAGCTTTAGCAAGATACCAGCTCTCAAAAGATAATGAAGCATTAAATGATTTACATAAGTCAATAGAAATAAATCCAGATTATAATGAAGCACTGCTTGAAGCTGCTAAAATTAATTTTGAAAATTCTAATTTTGAGCAGGCGGCTCTAGACTGCAAAAAAATATATGAAAAAGGATACAGAAATTTCTCTTTTATAAAATATTATTTAACAATACTTTTAAAAGCCTGTAAAAAAGATGAGTTTGAAAACTTAAAGGCAGAAGCATCTATACTTTTCCCTAACAATATGGATATTGAAAATATACAATAG
- a CDS encoding AI-2E family transporter, producing the protein MKFNEIDFNLRNIIIFTSAIVMLLLLYATRDIILLFIVSVLISYLLNPLVEIFVRMHIPRFLSVLLLVIILLLMIIVLVAVMVPAMIKDITYMITHTPQYINNIFIWLEDTLAKYNIQSSFDLETSKNYVTERFGVISKYILNTLSTAAVSVKNIAGVLVNIFVMPVLVFFLLTDFPDFKTYTNKLVERFNMQKIVEHLSQFEALIGKYFRGMFLVGLILSCLYGLVLLIVGVKGWLFFGMLTGFGAMIPYVGFTIGLVSSVIAAIYTFHDFMHPLYTVIGFIIVQVLESMVITPKIVGDSLGISPVVVIVGLMVGGALAGFLGMIIALPIAAFIKILIDTYIFKKPMPQVQNKSAKKEEKNIKLEENK; encoded by the coding sequence ATGAAATTTAATGAAATTGATTTTAATCTAAGAAACATAATTATATTTACATCAGCAATAGTAATGCTTTTGCTGCTTTATGCTACAAGAGATATAATTTTATTATTTATTGTATCAGTTTTAATTTCCTATCTTTTAAATCCACTTGTAGAAATATTTGTCCGTATGCATATACCAAGGTTTTTAAGTGTGCTTTTGCTTGTAATTATACTGCTGCTTATGATTATAGTGCTTGTTGCTGTAATGGTGCCTGCTATGATAAAAGATATTACATATATGATTACCCATACACCACAGTATATTAATAACATTTTTATATGGCTTGAAGATACTTTGGCTAAATATAATATCCAGTCATCATTTGATTTAGAAACAAGTAAAAACTATGTTACTGAAAGGTTTGGGGTTATATCAAAATATATTTTAAACACTCTTTCAACTGCTGCAGTTTCTGTTAAAAATATTGCAGGTGTTTTAGTGAATATATTTGTTATGCCAGTTCTTGTTTTCTTTTTGCTTACAGATTTTCCTGATTTTAAAACTTATACAAATAAACTTGTTGAGAGATTTAATATGCAAAAAATAGTTGAACATTTATCACAATTTGAAGCCTTAATAGGTAAATATTTTAGAGGAATGTTCCTTGTAGGGCTTATACTTTCATGTCTTTATGGATTAGTCCTTTTGATTGTAGGAGTAAAAGGCTGGCTTTTCTTTGGCATGCTTACAGGCTTTGGAGCTATGATACCTTATGTTGGTTTTACAATAGGTTTAGTAAGCTCAGTTATTGCAGCAATATATACATTCCATGATTTTATGCACCCACTTTATACTGTTATAGGTTTCATTATAGTGCAGGTGCTTGAAAGTATGGTTATCACTCCAAAAATAGTGGGTGACAGTTTAGGAATAAGCCCTGTCGTAGTTATCGTAGGATTAATGGTAGGTGGTGCGTTAGCTGGATTTTTAGGTATGATTATTGCTCTGCCTATTGCTGCATTTATTAAAATTTTAATAGATACTTATATTTTTAAAAAGCCTATGCCGCAGGTGCAGAATAAATCTGCAAAAAAAGAAGAAAAGAATATTAAATTAGAAGAAAATAAATAA
- a CDS encoding IclR family transcriptional regulator, giving the protein MYKPNVNSIQSVQHALQLFEVFRTNYDKDEFGVTELSKTLGLHKNNVFRLLATLSSCGYIEQNPATENYRLGIGIFNLGQKFINKLGFLRLARPFMEKIVSEIGESCYIGILREGNVIYLDLVEADHPVRIVSRVGKDVPAYCTSIGKVQLAFSGEDELNKIYLGARLKRYTDYTITSLPELKKHLKEVNANEYAIDNQEFEKNVCCIAVPIKDYLGIPVAAISVAGPCYRMSHDRLINDILPIEKKYAKEISKRLGYQN; this is encoded by the coding sequence ATGTATAAGCCTAATGTAAATTCTATCCAATCAGTCCAGCATGCCCTGCAGCTGTTTGAAGTATTTAGAACAAACTATGATAAAGATGAGTTTGGTGTTACAGAGCTTTCTAAAACTTTAGGGCTGCATAAAAATAATGTATTCCGTTTGCTTGCCACATTATCATCCTGCGGATATATTGAGCAAAATCCTGCCACAGAAAATTACAGGCTTGGTATAGGTATATTTAATCTGGGGCAGAAATTTATTAATAAATTAGGGTTTCTGCGGCTTGCTCGTCCATTTATGGAGAAAATAGTTTCAGAAATTGGCGAATCCTGCTATATTGGCATACTTCGTGAAGGCAATGTTATTTATCTTGATTTAGTGGAAGCTGACCACCCTGTCCGCATTGTATCCCGTGTTGGTAAAGATGTCCCTGCATACTGCACTTCCATTGGTAAAGTCCAGCTTGCTTTTTCTGGAGAAGATGAGCTTAATAAAATATATCTTGGTGCAAGACTTAAAAGATATACAGACTATACTATTACATCGCTTCCTGAATTAAAAAAACATTTAAAAGAAGTTAATGCAAATGAATATGCAATAGATAATCAGGAATTTGAAAAAAATGTGTGCTGTATTGCTGTGCCTATAAAGGATTATCTTGGCATACCTGTTGCGGCTATAAGTGTTGCAGGTCCATGTTACAGAATGAGCCATGACAGGCTTATTAATGATATACTTCCTATTGAAAAAAAATATGCAAAAGAAATATCTAAACGGTTAGGGTATCAAAATTAA
- a CDS encoding pyridoxamine 5'-phosphate oxidase family protein, with protein sequence MSKKERIVTDYNIKTATLKSMDIIRLGLVDNGISYIVPVNFAYYNNAIYFHTGLKGRKIPLLKKSEKISFQADRFDSLKTHDTACGHSSYFASIHGEGIPVFLESKEDKYFGLDLLMEKYTGKKWNDFSEKILNVTNVIRIDITKLEAVIHKPKDL encoded by the coding sequence ATGAGCAAAAAAGAAAGAATAGTTACTGATTACAATATTAAAACAGCAACTTTAAAATCTATGGATATTATCCGACTTGGACTTGTGGATAATGGCATATCTTATATTGTTCCAGTAAATTTTGCTTATTATAATAATGCAATTTACTTTCATACTGGGTTAAAGGGCAGAAAAATACCGCTTTTAAAAAAGTCTGAAAAAATATCTTTTCAAGCTGACAGGTTTGACAGCCTGAAAACACATGATACCGCCTGCGGTCATTCGTCATATTTTGCATCAATACATGGGGAAGGAATACCTGTATTTTTAGAAAGTAAAGAAGATAAATATTTTGGTCTTGATTTACTTATGGAAAAATATACAGGTAAAAAATGGAATGATTTTTCTGAAAAAATACTTAATGTTACTAATGTTATCCGCATAGATATTACTAAACTTGAAGCAGTCATACATAAACCAAAAGATTTATAA
- a CDS encoding helix-turn-helix domain-containing protein, producing MDINNIFAKRLRELRKNKGFTQEKLAEMSDIDYKYLQKLESKNPSSPSLSVLEKLSHGLGITLTEFVTFIEEGRKQL from the coding sequence ATGGATATAAATAATATTTTTGCAAAAAGGCTTAGGGAGTTAAGAAAAAATAAAGGTTTTACGCAGGAAAAACTGGCGGAAATGTCAGATATTGATTATAAATATCTGCAAAAGCTGGAAAGTAAAAATCCATCATCGCCATCACTATCCGTTCTTGAAAAATTATCTCATGGTCTTGGTATAACTTTAACAGAATTTGTCACATTTATTGAAGAAGGCAGAAAGCAGTTATAA
- the metX gene encoding homoserine O-acetyltransferase MetX: MEKENSIGIVKTESVTFKDEFFLESGRILSPVTIAYETYGTLNDNKDNVILVCHALTGSAHAAGLSSANENSAGWWDAMIGAGKTIDTDKYFVICSNILGSCYGSTGPSSIDPYTGSRYALKFPVVTIRDMVKAQKKLLNYLNIEKLFCVIGGSMGGMQSLEWAITFPEMVENAVIISAAGRITPMAMAFNTVARYAITKDPNWNEGNYYGKTTPKDGLAIARMAGHITYLSDASFNAKFGRRLGYQDSIFDFSSSYEVENYLKYNGYKFTERFDANSYLYILKAMDIFDLSYGYGSYEDALKRLKANTLLIDFTTDFLFPAYQMDEMYDIMKKYDNKVERVTIDSDYGHDAFLLEFDDLSAVTFSFLEKARRKKYV, translated from the coding sequence ATGGAAAAAGAAAACTCAATCGGAATAGTAAAAACAGAGTCTGTAACATTTAAAGATGAATTTTTTTTAGAAAGTGGAAGAATTTTATCCCCTGTTACTATTGCCTATGAGACTTACGGCACACTAAATGATAATAAAGATAATGTAATACTTGTATGCCATGCATTAACAGGCTCTGCACATGCTGCAGGGCTTTCATCTGCTAACGAAAATTCTGCAGGCTGGTGGGATGCAATGATTGGAGCAGGTAAAACAATTGATACTGATAAGTATTTTGTTATATGCTCAAATATATTAGGCAGCTGCTACGGCTCTACAGGTCCATCAAGTATTGACCCATATACTGGCAGCAGATATGCCCTAAAATTCCCAGTCGTTACTATTAGAGATATGGTAAAAGCACAAAAAAAACTGCTGAATTATCTGAATATTGAAAAACTTTTCTGTGTTATAGGCGGCTCAATGGGCGGAATGCAGTCGCTTGAATGGGCTATAACTTTTCCTGAAATGGTGGAAAATGCTGTTATAATTTCTGCAGCAGGAAGAATAACACCTATGGCAATGGCTTTTAATACTGTTGCAAGATATGCAATCACAAAAGACCCAAACTGGAATGAAGGTAATTATTATGGCAAAACAACCCCAAAAGATGGGCTTGCAATAGCCAGAATGGCAGGCCATATTACTTATCTTTCTGATGCTTCATTTAATGCTAAATTTGGCAGACGGCTTGGGTATCAGGACTCTATATTTGATTTTTCCAGCAGCTATGAAGTAGAAAACTATTTAAAATATAATGGATATAAATTTACTGAAAGATTTGATGCAAACAGCTACTTATATATTTTAAAAGCTATGGATATTTTTGATTTATCCTATGGATACGGCTCTTATGAAGATGCTTTAAAAAGGCTGAAAGCTAATACTCTTTTAATTGATTTTACCACAGATTTTTTATTTCCAGCCTACCAAATGGATGAAATGTATGATATTATGAAAAAATATGATAATAAAGTTGAGCGAGTAACAATAGATTCTGACTACGGTCATGATGCTTTTCTACTGGAGTTTGATGATTTATCTGCTGTTACTTTTTCATTTTTAGAAAAGGCAAGGAGAAAAAAGTATGTTTAG